The genomic segment ttattaattttttatatctattaatGCATATCATCTcaaactattttattaaatgtgttttttatttttctaaaaacgcATTAGTAATGTGGAGGTAGGGCATAGAATGAGTGagatttcatttgtttttacattttaaaagtgttttttaaaaataattatttttatttttatttttactttaatttattttttatttttttttattttttcaaatcattttgatgcgctgatattaaaaatattattttaatatattttaaaataaaaaatattttaaaaaacaattaggaacATTTTATACACACCAAAATCAATAAGTATATACTCCACGGGTTCAAAAATGAATGTCAAAGTGATAACTCCTTGCAGTCCTCTTATATGTCTCTCTGTTCTTGTGTTAGCAGTCAAGAAAAAGGAAGTTAAAGCCACTGGACCAACCTTTGCTCGGCTCTCCCTTTTCAACTATATTCCTCACAACTCTATCAATGACAAGCTTTCTTACACAGATCAACTCAGGTAACTCGCTGCAGCCTCAAATACTTGATTTCTAGAACTAAAACCATGACCACAAATTAAACTGATGTCCTGCCCTTATCACCTAAAGAATCAAAACAGAATTTTAACCCTAATTGATAATGCTGCGTACAGATTCCTCGACAAAACAGCAATCATGACTCCCCAAGACCATGTGAATGCAGATGGATCGCTAGTGGAAGAAGCGATATGCTTGTTGAGAGTGGTTCCTCTATGGGCAGCTGCTATCATATACTATTTTGCTATAGTTCAACAGCACACCTATGGAGTCTTCCGAGCAGTTCAAAGCCACAGACGCATCGGAAACAGCAACTTCAAGATACCAGCcgcaacatatatatattgtgcTCTTG from the Populus nigra chromosome 1, ddPopNigr1.1, whole genome shotgun sequence genome contains:
- the LOC133700543 gene encoding protein NRT1/ PTR FAMILY 2.10-like, with amino-acid sequence MNVKVITPCSPLICLSVLVLAVKKKEVKATGPTFARLSLFNYIPHNSINDKLSYTDQLRFLDKTAIMTPQDHVNADGSLVEEAICLLRVVPLWAAAIIYYFAIVQQHTYGVFRAVQSHRRIGNSNFKIPAATYIYCALDAKFKHFHIYL